The genomic segment CATCTTATTCATCTTACAACTGTCTTACAATACCTACTTGTTGATTCTTTTTTTTGAAACAATTCAAATGTTCATTTTCCCAAACCTCTATTGTTACCTTGGGCATATAGTTTCTGCTCACGGTGTTCAACTGGATCCTGTAAAACTGCTGGTTGTGCTTTCTTTGTCAGTACCTAAGGATTTGAAGGCTTTGAGGGAGTTCTTAGGGCTTTCGAGGTTCTATAGAAAATTTGTTCAGGGCTATGCCACTGTTGCTTATCCACTCACCGAGCTTCTAAAAAAAGATAACTTCACTTGGTCCCTAGCAGCCCAAGATTCTTTTAAGTAGCTCAAACAAGCTCTCGTTCACGCCCCTGTCTTAGCCTTGCCGAATTTTTCCTTACCCTTTCAAATTCAAACAAACGCATCTGGCATGGGCGTAGGAGCTGTTTTGTTGCAGCAATACCACGCCATTGCTTATTTCAGTAAAAAAACTCCCTTCCCACTTGTTTAATGCATCCACTTATGTCTGGGACCGTTACCCAGGCTGTACTTAAATGGCGCCAATATCTATTGAGTCATCATTTTTCTATTTTAACGGATCACTATAGCCTCAAAGAAATATTAAACCAAGTTATTCACACTCCCGAGCAACAAAAATATCTCATTAAACTCTTGGGGTATGATTTTGATATCACCTATCATTCTGGAAAATCTAGTATTGTGGCGGACGCCTTATCTCGAAAGTTTGAGCCTGACCCTTCTTTACCTTCTAGCAATGATCAACTTTTTGCTTTCTCCATACCTACTTCCCAGTTTATCGAACAACTTAAAGCAGAAGTAATCTCTGACCCTTATTACCATAACCTTCTTTCCACCCCGACCACCTCTTTACATACTCCATTCTACATCCGGGATGGGTTGGTTTATAAAGGCCATAGGATTTGTCTCAGCCCTTCTTCACCCATTATCCCCAAAGTATTATTCGAGTTCCATAACACACCGGTTGCGGGTCATGGAGGGGTGCGCAAGACGCTGGCTAGTATTGTTCCGGGGTTTTACTGGGTGAAGGTGAAACGCGATATTTGGAATTACGTGGCAGCATGTTCTGTGTGTCAGCAGACCAGATATAGCACGTAGAAATCTTGTGGGTTATTACAGCCTTTACCGATCCCAAGGAATGTGTGGGACGATATTTGTATGGATTTCATTACTGGGCTTCCTTCTTCCAATGGATTTACTGTCATTTTGGTGATGGTTGATAAGCTTTCCAAGTATGCGCATTTTGGAACCATTAAGTATGGTTTTACAGCCTTGACAATGGCATTCTTGTTTGTTGAGATTGTGGTCAAACAACATGCTTTTCCAAAGAGTATTGTTGTTTTGGACAGAGACCCCGTCTTCTTTAGCAAGTTTTAGTCTGAGTTGTTCAAGTTCAATGGCACTTCTTTGGCTATGTATAGTGGGCAGACGGAGGTCCTTAACCAATGTTTGGAGCAATACTTGCGAGTGTTTGTGATGCATCTACCTGCAAAATGGTCTCGCTACTTGGCCAACCCCATAGCTTGAATTAATGATTGCGGCCTATAAACCTGGGTTTTCTTTTGATATGCAAAAAGTTTATTGTGTAACTTTttcattattataataaatttagttttctatcaaaaaaaaaaaagaattaatgATTGCGGTCTATAAACCTGGGTTTCCTTCCGAGTATCACCACGTAACCCAAAGACAAAACAAAACTAATCAATACATGTTCTGACACTCTAGAATATTAATTAGCAAGTTGTTCGAATTGATGTTGATAGGTAACCAAAGTTCCTGTTTGCGTGAGCTTACTAAGTTTTCCAAAATGATCCTCATACTCGGACGGACCAAAATGTTTGGTGATCGCAACTAAAAATTCAGGCCAGCCGTGAATCAACCCATTTCTACTCATCCagtcaaactagtctaaggcaTCCCCATCATAATGAAAAGAAGGAACAATTAAGCGCTGAGGTTCGGGCGTTTGGTTATAATCAAAGTACCTCTGGATTCGTGCAACACTGCAACCCAAGCTGATGGATTATCTCCTGAAAACTGCGGAATATCCACACACATCGACTTAGAGAATGGCGGAAACTCATGAGCATTGTCAGATTGGGATTGAGGCGAAACAGGTGGTTGTGGAGTCTGCATCGACATCGAAGGATGTCGTCTCCGTTGCTGTTCAACCTTACCATCAAGTGCCTGTAATCCAACAGTAAGCTCCTTCACCGAAGTCGTCAATGAATCGAGACTCAAATtctgtttttcaacaagaatcACCTGCGATTCCTGAAGTGCAGCGAGCTTCGCTAGATTTTCCTCCAATCAAACAAACCTAGTTCCTTCCTCCATTGAAGACGAGAGCACCAATGTTAGAGCACCGCTTCAATAGATTCGATCACTGGCAGTTAACACATTAAGGAAAGAGAATTCACACAGAAGATTAGAGAAGATTAGGAGAAGAACAGATGGTAGAGCTAAAAATATGGGATTTTTATTCCTTTTTTTGTTTTGACTATTTATACTCAGGTACAAAGTTTGCTGCTCTAATCGATTTACAAGTAAAATCGTATTTTGTTTCTTCTACCCTTTACACATTTATTTGCTTGCATACAAATTGAGTCTTAACATTCTAGTATTATTTATGGCTAATAAAAACCACTAATTGTCCCGGTGCTCCTTTCATACGTGTTGGCCTTTGTTGGTTTCTTCCTGCACTTCCCCGTATCATAAATCTTCTAATCATTGTCAGAGTTTTATAGTATTTTTAGGATTTGTTACCATGGATGCTACGTGAAACAGATTTTTGGGAGATGAGAATGTAAACTGACCTTATAAGGGTTTAAAAAGTTCTTATGGACAAGCTTTATGACCTTTCAGTGGCTACGTTGATTTCGTGCTTTGCTCTCAATGGCTGTGTCTTGAGGTCCAATCTGTGCATTTTCTATTTCCAAGTGTTCCATGCAATTTCTCTTATGTTACAAATCGGCTTGTTACTGTGGAGTTAATGGGTTCTGACTTTCATTAGATTTTGGAGATGAACCCAGAGGAAGAGGCTGAAGAAGATGGTGCTAATATTGATCTTGACTCACAAAGGAAGGGAAAATGTGTTGTGCTAAAAACATCTACACGCCAGGTTAAATAGAATACTCCTATGCATCTGTaactctcattttctttcaatctcttcttgttcttgtgcaTGTGTGGTTATGACCTATGGGGGATTTTGTATGATTTTTTACTTTCAATGGTTTCAATCCAGTGCATTTCCTTTTTATTACTATTGTTATTTTTCTAAGAAAAGATTGACCTGAGGCTTTTGATATGCATTTTTGTCTGATAGTTGTTTGTCCGTCAAAATTCATTGTAAAAAAATGTGCTAATAAAATTTTACTTTATACACGCGTGGAAATATCGAAATGAAATAATTCTTtagatttttcctttttcttaaaCCCTCTAATCTAGATTTCTACGCCATATGGAGCCCATGAATGTGTCTACTCTTTTGAAAAGTGTATTAATTTTTTAGTTTATGAAATGCAGACAATTTTTCTTCCCGTAGTAGGCCTGGTCGATCCTGATATGTTGAAGCATGGTGATCTGGTTGGAGTAAACAAAGACAGTTATCTCATCTTGGACACTTTGCCAGCTGAGTATGATTCTCGAGTGAAAGCTATGGAGGTTGATGAAAAACCGACTGAAGACTATAATGATATCGGTGGCTTGGAGAAACAGGCAAGCTTATCCCGCTAGGGTCGATTAATAAGAAACAAATTCTTATTGGGAATCTTTTTCAGGCATATTTTGTTGTTAACTATTCAATTATTTGTAAATAATGTTTAATTGCTTATAAGGCTGGACTTAACCTATTTTGTCTTTGGAGGTCTTGGCAGATGCTTTATTTCAAGAGACCACCAACTTGCTTGATAAAGCAAAATTTAATAGCATTAATTGATACCAAATGAAAGTTACTTTTTATGATCCGAGATGAAGATGTTTGACTAATACTATTTGATTTTTTATGTTGCTGCAGATTCAGGAATTGGTCGAGGCAATTGTATTGCCCATGACACACAAAGAGAGATTTCAAAAATTGGGAATTCGTCCGCCGAAAGGAGTCCTTTTATATGGTCCCCCTGGGACAGGGAAAACTCTTATGGCCCGTGCATGTGCCGCCCAAACTAATGCCACTTTTCTGAAGCTGGCAGGTCCCCAGCTCGTGCAGGTTTGGCATTTTCATACTTTCTTGTCAATGATCTGATGGTATACTTTCTCTAGCAGCCAATTTGTAtaatctaattttttaaaaatgctatttttacgcttaaataaatattactgcatttgttgttgttatataTTACATATTACATTTCCCATAATTGTGGTGTAATGTTTTGTTCTTTTCAATACTGAAAGGAGCACCAGATCATGATTTGTCATCGTCTAATAGTTTGTTCTCTTATATACTAGTTTGTTCTCTTATATACTGAAGAGAGCACCAGATCATGGCTTGTTGTATGTACAGATGAATATTATACTTGAATGTACTTACTATGTCTAATCAAGATCTTACTTAGCTGTTTTAACTTTAGCAGTttgtgttttaaatatttttagtcTAATCTCAAAATAATAGTTTGTTCGGGTCTCGTGGCGTTGTGGTGATTCAAAAGACACTTTGGTGGGGAGTGCTCTACCTATTCTATTGCAGCCTTATGCTTTAGACATTTGATGACTCTTTCTGAGTGGGAGTAGTGTTGTTCGCTGGGTGTTAGAATTGGAAATGAGTTAGTGGGTGGGGGTTCATACTTTCAAATCAGTTATCCAGAGAATGGGATTCAAATTTTGTTTCCGTAGTCGATTCAAATTCAATAAAGAACCCAACGACAAACCAATTCCATGCACACTGTAATTTAGGTTGGTTGACGTCTTCAACTTACTCTCCGGCCTTCTCGATTGTGTATTTTCTCTACCCATTAGAATTTTCAGTTAAATCTTTGTCATATCCATAGCCCACATGCCTTAAAGGCTTGCCTGCTGTTGTTGTGAAAAGAAGAGGTGAGGATCAGTAGTAAGCGCAAGTGAGTAGCAAGAAAATGGGTCCTATGAGATAGATAAGGGGCTGAGAAAGTTTTGGATCAATAATGAGTAGAGCTGTTGCCTGTGGCTATATGTATGCTGGTTGAAATGGCTAGTTGCTGTTTGGATCTAGTAgggtttttttattaattttgatgCTGACGTTTTATCCTAAATCAATCAGTTAGTTTCTAATTCGTGCTTGAGGTAGCATAAATCCTATTGGAATCTCATTTCTTTGAGGTAGCATGTTTCACGCTTGCAATGTGCAACGATATTGATCTGTGATGCATCGAGTCTCTGATGTGGTCCAACTGTTGCTTGCggcaatatttttttcttttgtttcgcATGCTCTATAAAAAAGATTTTTGTGCATTTAGATGTTCATTGGGGATGGAGCAAAACTTGTTCGTGATGCTTTTCAACTTGCCAAAGAAAAGTCTCCTTgtatcatttttattgatgagattgatgcaATTGGTACAAAGCGTTTTGATAGGTAAGCACATACTTTCCCAGTAAATGTTCCATGATCATGTCTTCTGCACTCCTAACTGTTTGGGTTTTAAGGTTCTTGAGGGTTATGATGCAGTGTTGGTTACACTCACAAATTATGTGATATTCTGCAGTGAAGTTAGTGGGGATAGAGAAGTGCAGAGGACTATGTTAGAATTGCTCAATCAGCTTGATGGTTTTAGCAGTGACGAGAGTATAAAGGTTTCTACTCTACCACTTTCATTTCCTCACTTTCATTTTACTTTGCTTTCCTTCATTTACTTTGTGATTCATATAATCAGTCTGAAGCTTCTGACACTGAATTTGTTGACTGCATTATGATTTTTGTCTATGTTACTTATTTTGGCGTGCAACACTTTTTATTATTCAGGTGATTGCAGCAACAAATCGAGCTGATATCTTAGATCCTGCCTTAATGCGGTCTGGTCGGTTGGATCGAAAAATTGAATTTCCCCATCCTACCGAGGAAGCTAGGGCTCGCATTTTGCAGGTTTACCATCCGACTTGGGAACTTTCTTTTTGGAGTTTCGAGTGTATCTTGCTAATATTGGGTGGGCTTG from the Primulina tabacum isolate GXHZ01 chromosome 8, ASM2559414v2, whole genome shotgun sequence genome contains:
- the LOC142553953 gene encoding 26S proteasome regulatory subunit 6A homolog isoform X2 — protein: MNPEEEAEEDGANIDLDSQRKGKCVVLKTSTRQTIFLPVVGLVDPDMLKHGDLVGVNKDSYLILDTLPAEYDSRVKAMEVDEKPTEDYNDIGGLEKQIQELVEAIVLPMTHKERFQKLGIRPPKGVLLYGPPGTGKTLMARACAAQTNATFLKLAGPQLVQMFIGDGAKLVRDAFQLAKEKSPCIIFIDEIDAIGTKRFDSEVSGDREVQRTMLELLNQLDGFSSDESIKVIAATNRADILDPALMRSGRLDRKIEFPHPTEEARARILQIHSRKMNVHPDVNFEELARSTDDFNGAQLKAVCVEAGMLALRRDATEVNHEDFNEGIIQVQAKKKASLNYYA
- the LOC142553953 gene encoding 26S proteasome regulatory subunit 6A homolog isoform X1; amino-acid sequence: MATPMVEDNFEDDHLSSMITEDIIRASRLLDNETRVLKEELQRTNLELDSFREKIKENQEKIKLNKQLPYLVGNIVEILEMNPEEEAEEDGANIDLDSQRKGKCVVLKTSTRQTIFLPVVGLVDPDMLKHGDLVGVNKDSYLILDTLPAEYDSRVKAMEVDEKPTEDYNDIGGLEKQIQELVEAIVLPMTHKERFQKLGIRPPKGVLLYGPPGTGKTLMARACAAQTNATFLKLAGPQLVQMFIGDGAKLVRDAFQLAKEKSPCIIFIDEIDAIGTKRFDSEVSGDREVQRTMLELLNQLDGFSSDESIKVIAATNRADILDPALMRSGRLDRKIEFPHPTEEARARILQIHSRKMNVHPDVNFEELARSTDDFNGAQLKAVCVEAGMLALRRDATEVNHEDFNEGIIQVQAKKKASLNYYA